The segment GAAATTCCCACGACTCCGCAAGCTGTGGCTTTGCGGTGCCATCGTCGTTGAAGTCCACGAGGAACTCGCTCAGATAGATCCACATCGCGTTGATGCCCGTCTCCCGCTGGGGATCCCAGTGGGGGGCGTCCGTGGACGATATGAGGTGCAGCGTGCCACCCCGCTTGGGCTGGCCGGAGGTGGAGGCGGGAGTGGCGGCGGGCGCGCGTGGCGCGGGAGTGGGTGTGGCTGCGGGCGCGGCAGTGGGAGCGGGAGCGGACGGAGCGCGCGTGGGCGCGGCGGCGGGCGCTGGCGCCGAAGGCTGCGGCGTGCTGGGCGCGGGCGCCGCGGCGGGCGCGCAGGATGCCGCCAGCATGCCTGCGACGACCATGACCGCGAAGCCCTTGCTCACGGTGAACAGATGGAGCCGTTTGGACAGGGACATGGTGACCTCCTCAGGTAACAGTCAACCCCGGCTTATGTCACAACAGATATGAATCTGAAGGGAGGCGACAAGTGTAACCGAAAGTCTAAACGGGTCTTGGGAGCGTGTCAAGGGCATTTGCATCGGCTTTGCATGCGGTTCGACGCGGCAGTGGCGGCATGCCTTACACCCGCGCCGCGCCGACGATGTCGTTCACGTCGCGGACGCCGTGCTCGCGCATCCAGCGCTCGATGCCCTCCAGCACCTCGACGCTGACGCGGGGGTTGACGTAGTTGGCTGTGCCGATCTGGATGGCGCGGGCGCCCGCCATGATGAACTCCAGGGCGTCCTCCGCCTTCGTGATGCCGCCGATGCCCACAACCGGCACGCGCGCGACCTTGCTGACCTGGTACACCATCGCCAGGGCGATGGGCTTGATCGCCGGGCCGGAGAGGCCGCCGAAGACCGTGCCCAGCACAGGACGGCGCTTGCGAATGTCTATCGCCATGCCCACGAAGGTGTTCACCAGCGAGAGGCAGTCCGCTCCCGCGTCCTCCACCGCCTTCGCCACCTCGACGATGTCGGTGACGTTGGGCGTGAGCTTGACCATGAGGGGCAGGGTTGTCGCGGCGCGGACGGCGCGCGTGACCGCGGCGGCCAGCCGGGGACTGCGCCCGAACTCGATGCCGCCTTCGGAGACGTTCGGGCAACTGATGTTCAACTCCAGGCCGCTGACGCCGGGCACGCTGTCCAGGAGCCGCGCCATTTCGGGGTACTCCTCCACCCGGTGGCCGGAGATGTTCACGATGACGCGAGTCTTCCACGCGGCCCAGAGGGGCGCCTTCTCGCGGATAAGGGCGTGGACGCCCACGTTCTGCAAGCCGATGGAGTTGAGCATGCCCGAGGGCGTCTCCGCCACGCGTATCTGCGGGTTGCCCTGCCGCTGCTCCACGGTGGTGCCCTTGCAGATGATGCCGCCCAGCCGGTTTACGTCCAGGAAGTCGGCGAACTCCGTCCCGTAGCCGAAGGTGCCGGAGGCGGTCATGACCGGATTGGCCAGGCGCAGCCCTCGTTGGTTGTTGGGGGCCAGCTCCACGGCAAGGTTGAGCTTGTCGGCCTCTGCGGAGGCGTCTTGAGGCGCATTCATGACGACGTGACCATCAGGCCCAGGAGCTCATGGGCAGATTGGGCACTGCGTCCAGGTCCCAGGTGGCCGTGACACTGGCGCGCAGCTTGAAGTAGCCGCAGGAGGCGATCATGGCGGCGTTGTCCGTGCAGTGTTTCGTGAGCGGATAGCCGAAGGGCGCGGGAGACCGCTCTGCCAGGCGCTGACGGAGCAGGCCGTTGGCGGCTACCCCTCCTGCCAGCAGCACCTGCCGGACGCCCAGGCGGCGCGCGGCGTCC is part of the Dehalococcoidia bacterium genome and harbors:
- a CDS encoding dihydroorotate dehydrogenase, producing the protein MNAPQDASAEADKLNLAVELAPNNQRGLRLANPVMTASGTFGYGTEFADFLDVNRLGGIICKGTTVEQRQGNPQIRVAETPSGMLNSIGLQNVGVHALIREKAPLWAAWKTRVIVNISGHRVEEYPEMARLLDSVPGVSGLELNISCPNVSEGGIEFGRSPRLAAAVTRAVRAATTLPLMVKLTPNVTDIVEVAKAVEDAGADCLSLVNTFVGMAIDIRKRRPVLGTVFGGLSGPAIKPIALAMVYQVSKVARVPVVGIGGITKAEDALEFIMAGARAIQIGTANYVNPRVSVEVLEGIERWMREHGVRDVNDIVGAARV